In Marmota flaviventris isolate mMarFla1 chromosome 19, mMarFla1.hap1, whole genome shotgun sequence, the DNA window attcagtttcctttttctcaaagtagaCCAAGATGTttcacaggaaagcagggaggTGAAACTCCAAACCTTGGTACTTGTGTTCTGACAAAAGAAGATTTAAAGTCAAGACACCAAAAGTCATGCAAGAGGCAgggtgcctgtaatctcagtggaggctggggcaggaggatagtgggttcaaagccagcctcagaagaaggaaggggctaagcaactcagtgagaccctgtctctaaataaaagacaaaatagggctggggatgtggctcagtggtcaagtacccctaagttcaatcaatccctggtacccccctccccaaaataaaagtcatgcaagagaactttattagAAGTAAAAGtgaggtgaaaataaagtaaaagaagagagagacttAAACAAAATCACTCTCGAGAGAGAATGGGTCATCTCCAAGCAGAGAACGATTAAGAATACAATGCTGTCTCCAATTTTATCACTGTTTGATGTTTACCAGGAGAACTGAGGACCACCTTCTGTATCTTCCTTCACATTGGATGATGagggctttttgtttttgtttttgttttttaatatttattctttagttcgacccaatatctttattttatttatttttatgtggtgctgaggatcgaacccagggcctcacacatgctaggtgggcgctctgccgctgagccacaatcgcaGCCTGGGTGGTGGAGTTCTTTATCTTAGTTGGTCCTCTCTGAAACTGTCATGGTGGACATCCTATTTAGaggggcttcatctacaagtcaattcCATGTTAACGTAGACACTGGGGTCAATAGCTGGTCAGAAATTACCTTAGTGTGCTTGTGCTATTCCCTCCCAGACAATTGGAGACACTTATAGCCATAATTCCTAGCTTTATGTCAACATCAATGGACCCTATCAAGAGTTAGTTCTATTAATCCTTTTCTCTTGACATATGTCCTGATTAGCTCCttctgcttttgtttattttctacaaattaactacCACACTTTGCTTTCTTATTTACTTTAGAAGTGTTTTAAAGAAGATCCTAtagtaatttaaagaacacttgaGAACTTGCCtgcatttcactgctcattgctaGCTACTACCTAACAGATGGAACAATCCAGGTAGTTCAGGGAAAGAAAACGGGAGTTCCTTGAAACAAAAGGGacttcagcagctgctgggacAGTCCCTTGGTCCCTCTCTTTACACAAAGGAATAGCTCCTCTGATTCGACCTAAGGCACTTTCACCCATCTCCTGACTTTTTGGCAAtcagctctcaaaaagttcaCCTTACACCCTCAGCATGGAAGTGGGGTTCCTTGGAAAGCCAGGCTTGCCCAAGCAAGCTGGAGTGGGGGCTGCTCTTGGGTCCCATCTGGGGCACCAAATTTGTTGtggaaagcttggtccttgtccccagtgccaattcAGTAataaggacatggttttgagaaaaaggtttattgcttttgcttagcaaaagagaaacacagggtaCTTCtgtcagcaactcaggaggctgaggcaggaggatcatggattcaaagccagccttagcaattcagtgaggcctttagcaactcagtgagaccctatctctaaatcaactatttaaaaagggctggggatgtggctcagtggttaagtgcccctgggttcaatccatggtaccaaaaacaaatttgtgatcctcctgcctcagcctccctagttgctgggattactgggattacagatatgcatgCTATGTCCCAGGCTTGAAagacttacttaaaaaaaaaaaaaaaaagaagaaaagaaagaaagaaagaaaagctttgactgaaataaaatatttgcaaaacaaatgGCTCCAGAGGTGGGTGTTtagctcagaggaagagcgcttgcccagtaagctcaaggccctgagttcagtcctccaCCCTGGGACTCATACATGGAATAAAGGGTCTCTCACAATTCAGTAAGAAAATTactccccccacacacttttttaaaatatcttttttagttgtagttggacacaatacctttctttattttatgtggtgctgaggatcgaacccagagcttcccatgtgctaggcaagcactctaccactgagccacaaccccagcccctccccaccatTTTTTCCATCGCTGGTGATCAAGCCTAGGacttcacatatgctagacaagcactctaccactgagttacatcccaaccCTCCAATtttaaaacaggcaaaaaaaaaaaaaaaaaaatgaactgacaCTTCACCAAAAATTCTGACTTTGGAGTCACACAGATCTGGCCACTCCACTGGGAAGGGGTGGTGGATGTGTGGAAGGCATTAAGAACCtggcaataaaacaaaaaatcccaGAGGCCCTCCTTTTTGGTCTGGCTCAAAAGGAAACTCCCCAACACATAGGAACAGGGGAGAATTGGCTCATTTCCTTATTCAGTCATCAGCACTAAATTCGTCCCAGGCTACTGGTGGAGACAGACAGGGAGAAGATACTTTAGGTGTTGGGTCACACATCTGTATTACAGGAAAAATGGGAGATGCAATCATCAAGCTGGGAAGTAGGGAGCAGGAATCCCAGAAAAGGGGACTAAGCCACTGTGGGTAGTTAATTGGTCTTTCCCAAAtaatcagaagagagaaagagatctcTGGCCAGACCTGGAGAACTGAAATCTTCCACCCATTCAGGACTAGGATGGAGCTGGCATGTGATggtagaggaagaaggaaagcaaTGGCGGATGGGACCGGAGGGCAGGCTTGGGCAAGGTTCTGGAAGAGCTTCCCAGTCAGCTTCCGGCTTTTTtcgtttttcttttctccttttcagtactaggaattgaacccagggtttctttcacacttgctaggcaagagctcagctacaccctcagcccagcTTATAGCTTTTAGACCTCAGCTTCAGAGCAGTAGGGAgtcattaaaattaatgttttaagtgAAAAGCAAGGGAAACCACCTGTGACCCTCTTCTCAAAACCCAGAtctagggatggggatgtggctcaagcggtagcgcgctctcctggcatgcgtgcggcccgggttcgatccttagcaccacatacaaacaaagatgttgtgtctgctgaaaactaaaaaataaatattaaaaaattctctctttaaaaaaaaaaaacccagatctaataagagaaaatatgacAAGCTGAAATTGTAGCAATAATCTACAAAATACCTAACTAGTACTCCTTAAAACTCTCAAGGTCAGCAAAAACAAGTCAAGTCTAAGAAAATGTTTCTTATAGGAGGCTGAGGCGACATAACAATTAAATGTAATGTGGTAATCTAGAAGGAATCCTAGAAcagaaaacaatagagaaaatctAGTACTAGTGAAATAAAGTGTGAAGTTTAGTTAACAGTAATTTGCCATACCATGGACaattatttaacaataaaaaaggaTGGAATACTTTACATGCAACACCACAGATGAGCTTTGAAAACACTGTGCTAACTggacacaaaagaccacatactGTCTGAGTCCATTTATCTGCAATGCCCAGAATAAGCCAATctagagacaggaagtagatAGTGGTTGGAGGGTGCTGGAGGGTGAAGAGGGGAATAATGGGGAGGGACTACTGATGGGGCAGATTTCTTTTATGGTACAAAATATAAAGTTCTAAATttagattgtggtgatggttgcaaaACCCTGTGAATAGACAAAAAGTCACTGAAGTGTGTGCTTTAAATGGGTAAATTCAACCTGGTTTGACAGCACACCTACAGATCTGGCTACTAGGAAGGCCAAGGCAGATGAATTTTAAGTCCCAGTgcacttagtgaaaccctgtctcaaaaatagtaATATTGGGCTGGGAATAGATCATTtctgtagcatgtgtgaggttctggtcTTGAAGCCCAACAAGAACTCTCACAAAATAATGCTGGGTTTGTCTTAagcaaacaataataataataataataataattattattattattattggtaccagggtttgaaccctggggtgcttaaccactgagccacatcttcagccattttacattttattttgagaaagggccttgctaaattactgaggttggctttgaattcatgatcatcccatctcagcctcctgacgctgggattacaggtgtgtgccaatgtgCGTGGCTCACAAAAAGATGTTAATAAGAAAAACTGAGTGAACTCTGGACTACTGTTGTAAATTTTCTGTAAATCGAGaaactattctaaaatataaaaagcttaCTCAATAAATAGgaaggcatcaaattaaaaagctgtatagtaaaggaaacagaaatgtaAAGAGAGAaccatagaatgggagaaaatctttactagctACTCtgctgacagaggattaatatctagaatatataaagaattcaaaaaagtttacacctgggctggggttgtggttcagtgatagagcactcccctagcacatttgaggcactgggttcgattatcagcaccaataaaaaataaataaataaaattaagctgcagggatgggaaggacagtagaatgagatggatattataaccctatataaatgtataattacactactggagtgactctgaaccatgtacagccagaggaatgagaagttgtgctccatttgtgtccAATATGGCAAAaggtattctgctgtcatgtataactaattagaataaaaataaattaataaataaaattaaggaaaaaacaaaaagctttacaccaaaatcaaataatccaattaatcaATAGGAGAATGAATTAAACATTTTCCCTAATTCCCTAGTTGttttctgttccaggatttcTTCTAGATTACCATAATACActtcttctcaaaaaaagaaatacaaatggctaacaaatatatgaaaaaaatgttcaatatcacaagcaattacagaaatgcaaatcaaaactacactgagatttcatctcacaccagtcagaatggcagtcatcaagaatacaaataaaagctggagaggatgtggagaaaaggaacacttttacactgctggtgagattgtaaattaattagtacaaccactatagaagacagtatggaggttcctcaaaagactagatgtagaaccaccatatgacccaggtatACCACATCTTGGTATTTGTTATGatgaattaaagtcatcatactacagtaatacatgcatacccatgtttatagcagcacaattcacaatagccaaacaatGGAAGCAGCCTAGATGACCATCAATgtatgaacagataaagaaaattgttttccctcatatgcagaaactaaaaaaaaaaaaaggaaaaggtgagggaacattttataaaagtcaaagggagatcagtTACAGAGAGGGACCAAGAGgttggagggagggaaggagaatgtAAGGGATagtggtcaaattatattgttatagggtgtgcatgtatgaatatgtaacaacaaatgccaTTATTATGCACAACCAAATGCACCAAACAAAAAATGGTAGCTAGGCATGACggcatgtgcctgtagtcccagctactcaggaggctgaggtaagaagaTCCTTTGAGCcagagttcaagatcagcctgggcaacaaagagGGCcccttcttaaaaacaaaacccaaaacttattcaaataaaattatagtcaCATTggatgcagtgacacacacctgtaatctcaggaggctgaggcaggaggatcaagaattcaaagccagcctcagcaacttagcaagatcctaagcaactcggcaaaaccttgtctctaaattaaatattttttaaaaagggtggggatgtggctcagtggttaagcacccctgggttcaatcccaggtaccaaagtaagtaaaaataaataaataaaattatagccaTTAACTAGCTatatacctttaattaattacacacatactcacacaaacatttttgtttaaagCAAAGGGGTGCTCAGTGTGCACCTTGGGTTACAAGGCCCACATGGCAAGAAGCTTTTCCAATCCTAGATGCTAACAGAGTTGTATGGGGCCACAGGGAAAACTCAGTAACTATTAGATGGCTTCCCAGGAGAGGCATGCAGCCGGGTGGGTGTATGTTCATTTCCTATTGGGGCTGTATCAACTGACCACAAACTCAGAGGCTTAAAACAACACCAATTTattcttacagttctagaggtcAGAAGTCCAGAGTGGTTTTCacagggctaatgtcatgtcagGGGGCTGCATTTCTTGGTGGAAGTTCTAGAGAAGAATGTTTTCTGCCTTTCCCAGCTTCTCCATGCCACCTGCATCCCTTGACAAATGGCCCTTTCTTCCATCTCTACAGCCAGTGGCATGAAAtcctcccctctctcttgctGACCCTCATGACTTCCCTCTTTTACTCATAAATTCCACTGTGATTACATTGGGCTCACCTCAATAATTCAGGGTAATCTCTCTTCTCCAAATTAACTTTATCACATGTCCAAGTCCCTTTGCCATGTAAGGtaacattcacaggttctggAGTTCAGGACACAGTTAACTTTGGGGGCCATTATTCTGCCCAATTCACATCAGTGAGGTGGATTCAGGAGGCTATAAGGGGAAGGTGAAGTCAATTTTGGATAGCTGGAGTCTGAGGCGCCTATAGACATCCAGAGAGAATTACCCTTAGCTTCCACATATTCATCAAATACTGACTAGGCACCTCTTAGGAGCCACTGGCCTGTAAAGGAGAATACTATTTCTTACAGTTTAAGAGACCTgcttttcacttctgaaaattttttaaatcaattaccTTTTAATCAATGACACAACTGTAACTggcatcttttctttcttattgacACTCAAAATATCCTACTGCCAATGGTTTCTTGGAGCCAAGGAAATTCTGATCTCAGCTGACACTGGAGGAGGCCTTATAGTACAAGTTGGAGTGCTTGAGAGACTATTAagtgggctgtggctcagtggcagagcatgtgcctagtaatgtggccctgagttcagtgcCCCAGCTTCATGGGCGGAGGCAAGCCAGTATCCCCATCCAGTCTGGCCCCTATCTTTTCTAACTCTTAGCCAGGTTCTTGCTACCCTGGGGCTCCTTTTTATCCTGTGCTCTGGTGCTCAGATCCCTTGCAATTAACAGACTCTATCAGAGTGACACAATGCTCAGCTCTGCTGCCCCATCAGGGTGGAGGAACTGGCCTCTCTCCAAGTATGCCTCAGTCAAGGAGTCAGGCCTGGTGGTTGTCAGCTGAATGAAAACTTCTAAAAGACCAATCACCTAGGCTACTGGCCATCTCAATCAGTATCTTGGAAGAGAAGTGTTTTACAACTCCCCAATAAATTCCAATGGGCAGCCAAGgtggaaaaatggaaaatcaatCTAAAGTTCTTTCAAGTGAGGTGAGGTATAAGGCAGCACTGGTGGGGGTGAGGTCATTATATCCAGGCAGAAGAGTGATACCTGTCTCCTCCCACCAGCCCAGTTATCTGTTTTCTCTAAGTACTAGTCCCGGGCAAGACATATGTGGGAGCCCAGGAAATGTAAGCTGTAGAGTCTCAAAGGCCAAGCAGAAAAGGCTTTGTGCCAAGAAAGGTCTGGGAAAGAAGCCCATTGGGTCTAGGCCAGCTTTCTGATTCACTGTATGACTTCCAGTAAGATGTTGCCCCTCTCTGTGACTTTATAAAGCATGGCTGGCCCAGGTGGACCTGAAAGGCCCTATAAGCGTCACACAGTACACAGTTCACACTTCACCCAAGTGCAGTGAGAACTGCTACAAAAGATAGAGGAATCAGATTAGGAAAGGTATTGGTGCTTACCTCTGGGACTCTAGATGATCCTGACCTACCCATCCCACTTCTGTCTGACATCTAAGGAGATCAAGTGGGAAGACAGTGTGTAAGACTTCCTGCTCACCTTCAATAGGGTTCCAAAGTCTTCCAGATATTCCCACCCCTCCAGGCCTAAAATCTCTGGTTCTGGGGCTCTATAACCTGGGAGATATAAGGACAGAGAATCTGAGGTCCTGAAAGTCAAAGACCTAAGAACAGCAGAACAGGACTCCCCAGAAAAGACAGGAGAATAGAGTGTGAGAGATTCTTACATGGTGAGCAGAGTCTGGGTAGGCCACAGGACACCTGAGAGGTACCAGTTCTGCCACTGAGGGTGGTAAACAAAGGTGAGATGGTCTAAGATATCAGAAACTTCCAAGGAGGAACTTCACGGAAGGAAACACTCAAGGACTGAAGTAAGGCCAAAGAGGCTATGGAAAAGGCCCCTGGCTTTTGGCCATTAGCACAGCCAAGGCCCTAATGCACACTCAACACTTTTATTGGGAAAGGGAAACTGAAAAGCAGCCTTCAATATCCTCACTGCTTGAGGCAGCTGGGCCACCTCCACCAAGTCCAGGAAAGAAGGGACCACCAAATTGGCCCTCAGCAGGCTCAGGTGTAGAGGTCAAAGTCAATGCGTTTGGAGTTATAGAACTGACCACCAGGGGGGTCCAGCTTCCGACAATAAACACCATCCGGGAAGTAGCCTTCATTCACCCaggtctgcaggaagagaggaCAGAACTGGAGAATGTTGATAGGAGTCAGGGAAGGGAGGGACAAGGCAGAAGGAGGTAGGAGGGGCTTACCTGCATCTGGGCACTAGTAAAAGGCCCATATAGCTCGGCATCTCCTGTGTTCTCCCACTTATATTCCCACATCACATCCACCAGACCATCTCCTGGTGATTCTGCTTCTAAAATAACAGGCAAAGCCATTTGGGCCTCAAgtgccctgcctcctgcccacaACACCCCTCCTCTGCCCTTCAAGCTCACCTCCTTTCTGGGTAAGGGTCGGGGTCTCGAGCTCTCCCTCTGTTACTTCCTCAGCAAACATGTCCAGGGAGGGTGTAGGTGTGGGGTCATGGGGTCCCTGAGTCCGGCACCCCAACCCCTTTAGCCGCATAGCCAATCGCTCCCTTGTTTCCTGGTATACACCAAGGTTGCCTCGGGCCACCATCTGGTCAGCCAACCCAGAGAGCCGGTCTAGGCGCTGGGGGGAACTGGGCCTCCCAGGCCCCTTGCTGCCCCCTTTGCCTCCTCCTCGGGCCCCCAGGCGCCTGAGTGCCCCAGCCACTGTCTCTCTTGGCAAGAGTAGCTCCAAAAGTCCCTCCAGGAGGGCTTGGGCACTCATTGGTGTTTGTCCCAGGCCATCCTCCTCCTCTGAGTCTGAGGCCTGGCGCTGATCAGGTGGCCGCTCCCTGATTTTCACCTGTAATAGAAATTATTACCCACCAACTGCCACTGggggcccaggcccaggcttGCCACCCCCAGGCCTCAGCCATGCCAGCCCCTAGGCCACACCCAGTCAATGTTGTCCAGCCAGCTGTCACGGATCTGAGCATCCCGGTTCAAGAAGTAGTTGCCATCAGCATCAAAATGGccttcctccatctcttcctgaAGGTTGAAAGGTGTGATCCGCACACCTCCTTCACTGGGGAGTGTGGCTGCTTCCTGACCTGGACCACAGAGACAATTGCTCTATGCTATGTGTGTAAAAGACAGGAGCGCCCTTTGCTCCACACTCCAAAAGCCCCTACTTGTCCCTCCAACACAGTCAATTCTTGATATAGCTCACCTTCTACATCCTCGGAGGCCAGAATGTCATATTTGCTGGATCCCTCTTCATCATCATCTTCCTCATCACTGTCCAAGGAGTGTTTGCCTTTGAAGCGGCTCCCAGGACCCCCTGCCCCAGCCACAGGGTCCACTAGCTGTAAGCAAGAATCAGCAAGTTAGAAATGCAGATTACTGGCTAATTACCCATATACTCCAGGATATGGTTCCAAGCTGAATATTTTCCAAACCTATTCCTCAAGAATgtggaaaaacttttttttttttgacatctcTCACTCCCCAGTTCTTTCTCTTCAGGCTTTTAgttcctcttttcccttcataCCTCCCCAGAACACAAGAGTCTGGTCACCTCACCTTCTTCTTGGGAACACTGATTTCATCCTCCTCATCCTCATCGCCCACGCCCTGGAAGGTCACTTTCCTCTTTGGCATGATTGGGCAGAAGGACCTTTCTCCAGCTGAGCCAAAGGAAAGGATATGAAAGTAagggaactggggggggggggggggggcggggggctcaCCGCGAGTGGGCCCCCGGCgcaaaaaacaattttcaacgGCATATGCCAAGTCCCGTTTGGGAGGGGAGCGAGTACAGAATCAAGAGTTGAAAGGGAGCTGGCAGCCAGGGCGTCCCTTTGAAATTTGGTTTGGCTTCTGAAAGAGTTAGTGAGGCAGAAACAGAAGGACAGAAGCTCTAAGGATGCCCCTGTGGGGTCCCCCATGCTGGATGAAAGGAGCCAGGCTCCCCACGTCATCATCCCCATATCAGTCTAGCGCGACCGGGCTCGACTGTCTGGTGACACCCGGTCCCCACACCCGCAGCGTCCACAGAGCCCGGGCGGGCCCAGGACCTGACGCCCTAGTCGCCCCGTTCCTCCTCTCGTTGAACTCCTAATTCCACGCGGCGACTCCCCCACCAAAAACTAGTCGGCCAGCAGAGCCATAGGTATTCAGGCAGTCTCACCCGTTCGCGCTCACCTGGGAATccaggagaaaaagggaaaaaaaggaaagatgctTTGGCCAGGGATACATCCGGGGTATCGGCCTCTATCACCCGGAAGAGGACTGCGGAAGGCGCCAGAGGAGGCCGGAAGTGGCTTCACTCCAGTCAGTGGATTAACTGCAAGAGCGGGCGGAAGTGCACGGTGAGCGAGGGAAGACACCCTAGCTGTCTTCCCCGCCAGAAGTGACGTAATCCGCGTGGCTGTAAAGACCAGAACAGTGGATATAAGAACGCCTAAACCGCGACCCGGCACGAGGGACGACCGGAAGATACTTTGGTTCCCTCATACAACAGGAGAGGCTCTGGAGAGAACGTAGAGCGCATTCTACTTACAGGGGCGCCTAGGGTCTGGATGGAGGGACAAGAGTCAGAGCAGGGACAGTGAGTTCCTGCTCAAGTTTAAATTTTTGCAGGCACAGTTCGAGTCGCCCTTCCCCCAGGACTCTGCGCCCCTCACCATTTCATTAGACACTCTGGCTTCCCACTCGTAATGTCCAGCTGTCAGTCTTCTCATAGTCTGAAAGCCGCGGCCTTGCTTTTGTCCCAGCGGAAGCCCTGCTCACCTAATGGCCCACCTGCGGGGCTTTAATGACCTTTGGGGTACTTTATGAACCTAGCTCCCTCTAGGACCCAGGGGAAGTCTTTTGCCCCACCCCTATTCCTTGGGCCAGTTCCTGGTTTCTTAGGTGAGAGAGCCATCATAGGAGAGGTGGCATTGGCACCGGTGCCCCGTCCCTGGACAGAAGTCCCCGTTGCTCTCCTCTCAGGTAGGCCTAGAAAAGGACAACAGTTGCTAAcagcaagcctgtaattccagcgacgctggaggctgaggcaggattacaagttgaagaccagcctgggcaaattagcgagaccttgtctcaaaaaaaaaaaaaaagtggggatgtagctccatgatagagtgccttgggttcaattcccagtaactaCAGCTGCAGGAAGAAGCTCATCCCACCCCTTAGCTAACAAGGCCCGGTCACATCTGCCCAGGTGATTGGAATCTGGCCCCAAgaagaggtgggagggatcttGTCAGGACTACACCTGTTGCTATTGAGGACGGAGCCTCAATCTCCCTAGACCTAGATTGTCCAGGCAGAGCCTTCTGCAACTAGAAAGCAGCATGAGGCTCCTTCCAGGCAAACCAGGTGGACCACTCCTCTCTCCCCAGGGTTTTCTCCGTATTGGATCACCATGAAACTACACCGAAAATCTGTGCTCAGTTTCTTCCATGAGTTCAGAACACAGGCACCAGACCAGGAGGGCATCTTGCTAAAGAAAGGAGCCCGAAACACCAGCTACCAGCGCCGCTGGTTTATCCTCCGGGGAAACCTCCTTTTCTACCTGGAACACCAGGCAGACCACACACCACTGGGCCTCATCCTGTTGGAGAACTGCCAAGTGGAGCCATGCCTTAAGGCCACTGAACCCTATGCCTTTACCATACTCACCCCAGGGATACAGAGTGCATGTGGGCGGGCCTACAAGCTAGCAGCAGAAAACCAGGAAGAGCTGGAGGCTTGGCTCTGTGCCCTGGCTGGGGTGAGCTGGAGGCGACTGGATGGGCTGCTATCCCTGCTGGAAGCCCAGTATCGGGAGCTGTGCCAGGCAGCTGGCCAAAAACCCAACTCACCCCTAAAGAACTGTGACTTTGTAGCTACTCTCAGTGCCCCCTCCTGCTTCCAGGAATTGCACGAGCGCTTTGGGAAGGAGATACGGATGCTGAAGGCAGTGCATAGAGGGCTCCAGGCCAGTGACAAAGGAGGCAGTAGAGCCCAAGCAAATCTGGAGCAGGAGCTTAACCAGTGTTTGTTGATCAGTGACTGAATGATGGACCAAAGGTCAGCAGACTGCTTCAGTAGAGACCCAGGTCCtggctctctccttcctccctaaTTCTTATCTCCCAAACCCCTTCATCAAATAACAAGGCGGGACACAGGCCCAGGTACAACAGCAGGTTCTTTTTCCGGTTCCTCAAAGCGTCGCACGGGATGGGAGATGAGACAGAAGAGAATGTAAACATTGGATTCCACCCCTTGGAGCTCAAGGGAAGACCCCTTACTCAAGAGCTTGAGGGTTGGAAGGGAACAAGATGAAGGAGGGGGATCCTGGTAAGACAAAGCAGAGGCCTGAGAATATAAAGCAAGGTGGGtaagggaggagagcaggatgAGCgtgggaggggaagtgggggACATTTCCTATTTCAGTGCATGTCCCCTTAAATAAATTGGAGTGCAGGAGAACTGAAAGACAAAAGACAGAGCGAGCACCCCCATCCTGGGCCAACCCGGTCCTCTGTACATAATTACAACACAGAGATGTTCAGAAGTAGAATGAGGAGAGTCTTGGCCCCCAGAAAGGAAGTGTGGGAGACAGGCAGGGccaaagaagggaaaaggaacCCAGCTCCACCTCATGAGTAAAGGGAGCCACTGGAGTGTAAGAATCTGCAGACTGCCAACTGCTATTGCCAAGAATCACCCTGTGGTGACTAGAGGCCAATCAGGACAGCACCTGGGAGGGGACCTCAGAGGGAACTGGCAGGAGTGACAGAGACCCCAGCTGGGTCTAACTGGAGGCAAGAGTCTCCAGACTTGGTCACAGCTGCCCCATGCACTGTGGCTGTCCTGGCTGTGTAGGGATCAGCAGCTGGCAAGGAGATGGGAAGTCAAGCCACTTTCCTCATAAAGAGGGACACCTGCTGTGGGGCTTGGGGAGCACCCCAGGCCAGGCCTTCTCTTGGCTGAGGGGAAAAGAGAGGGGCCATGCAGTCCAGCCCCAGGCAGAGGTCAGAAGTAAGCATCCTGCCGGGCTTCAGCTGCTGAGGACCTGTCCCCACCATCCTGGGGTGCTGGGG includes these proteins:
- the Cd2bp2 gene encoding CD2 antigen cytoplasmic tail-binding protein 2: MPKRKVTFQGVGDEDEEDEISVPKKKLVDPVAGAGGPGSRFKGKHSLDSDEEDDDEEGSSKYDILASEDVEGQEAATLPSEGGVRITPFNLQEEMEEGHFDADGNYFLNRDAQIRDSWLDNIDWVKIRERPPDQRQASDSEEEDGLGQTPMSAQALLEGLLELLLPRETVAGALRRLGARGGGKGGSKGPGRPSSPQRLDRLSGLADQMVARGNLGVYQETRERLAMRLKGLGCRTQGPHDPTPTPSLDMFAEEVTEGELETPTLTQKGEAESPGDGLVDVMWEYKWENTGDAELYGPFTSAQMQTWVNEGYFPDGVYCRKLDPPGGQFYNSKRIDFDLYT
- the LOC114103027 gene encoding sesquipedalian-1-like, with translation MNLAPSRTQGKSFAPPLFLGPVPGFLGERAIIGEVALAPVPRPWTEVPVALLSGFSPYWITMKLHRKSVLSFFHEFRTQAPDQEGILLKKGARNTSYQRRWFILRGNLLFYLEHQADHTPLGLILLENCQVEPCLKATEPYAFTILTPGIQSACGRAYKLAAENQEELEAWLCALAGVSWRRLDGLLSLLEAQYRELCQAAGQKPNSPLKNCDFVATLSAPSCFQELHERFGKEIRMLKAVHRGLQASDKGGSRAQANLEQELNQCLLISD